From the genome of Bos indicus x Bos taurus breed Angus x Brahman F1 hybrid chromosome 19, Bos_hybrid_MaternalHap_v2.0, whole genome shotgun sequence:
ccaaataggaaaaggagttcatcaaggctgtatattgtcaccctgtttatttaacttctatgcagagtacatcatgagaaatgctagactggaagaaacacaagctggaatcaagattgccaggagaaatatcaataacctcagatatgcagatgacaccacccttatggcagaaagtgaagaggaactcaaaagcctcttgatgaaagtgaaagtggagagtgaaaaagttggcttaaagctcaacattcagaaaacgaagatcatggcatccggtcccaccacttcatgggaaatagatggggaaacagtggaaacagtgtcagactttatttttctgggctccaaaatcactgcagatggtgactgcagccatgaaattaaaagacgtttactccttggaaggaaagttatgaccaacctagacagcatattcaaaagcagagacattactttgccaacaaaggtttgtctagtcaagactatggtttttcctgtggtcatgtatggatgtgagagttggactgtgaagaaggctgagcgccaaagaattgatgcttttgaactgtggtgttggagaagactcttgagagtcccttggactgcaaggagatccaaccagtccatcctgaagatcagtcttgggatttctttggaaggaatgatgctaaagctgaaactccagtactttggccacctcatgcaaagagttgactcattggaaaagactctgatgctgggagggattggggacaggaggagaaggggatgacagaggatgagatggatggatggcatcactgactcaatggacgtgagtttgagtgaactccaggagttggtgatggacagggaggcctggcatgctgtgattcatggggtcgaaaagagtcggacatgactgagtgactgatctgatctgaatataaaataaaacttattttaaatggtttacactaaagaaaaaatgcaaatattagatgtctcttttttaactttttattttgtattggagtttAACAGATTAACAATatggtgatagtttcaggtacatagcaaagggactcagcaatACATAGACATGTTTCTAAACTCCCCTCCTGTCCTAGATGTATTGTTGTGCAGCTTATTGCTTTTCAGATGCAAGGCCCAAGAGAGGCCAAGACCCTGATTCAGAGTTGGCTACACTCTACCAGAAACAGGTAAAGCCATGATTACAGCTCATGGATTTAAcagccaaaggaaatgaaaacaaagttctGTTTTCCACAGAAgctaaaatcaagaaaataaaaactaatactAAAAATCATAATAGCATTTCACAGTGAGGAGAAGACACACTCAGCCATTGGTGATGGCTTGTGTAAGTAGTAAAAAAGCTTGCTTGATGAATTTCTTCTCCACATTTGTCAGCAGCCACAGAAATATTCACCTTTTTGACCCTGGATTTTTTTCTCTGGGATCTTAGGAAAGCTTCGTGGAAGAAAGTAACACTTAAATTGACATACCTCCCTTACTTTTTGTTCCAAATTACCATAATGATTAAATAACTTGTGGCATGTCCACTGTATGAAACATGCAGTCattagcatgaaagtgaaaatgtgagtcgttcagtgtctgactctttgcaaccccttggactgtgacccagcaggctcctctgtccatgggattctccaggcaagaatacaagagtgggagccattcccttctccaggggatcttctggagccaggaatcgaacctgcatcccttgcatctctggcattggcaggcacgttctttaccccTGTGCCTAAATCTCTCTCTGATCTGCCTGTTAACCATTCAGGGTGCAATCTCAGAATGTCCCACCTTCCAACACGAAAGGGAAAATCAGACTCTACCAGTTCATCTCTCTCCAtttaccaaagaggaaacagaTGAAGAGAGGAGAAGAGACTCACTGGGGGCTTCTCACTCACTCCAAGACTTCTCTGACTCTCTTCAGAGCCCAGCAGGGCCGGCACCCCATGGTCCCCAAGCAATGTTTTCAAATGAATGATCAAGCTAAAGAGGCTCATCCCCTGAGATGTGGCTATCAGTCCCCAAGTGTTAAAAGGTACACCAGGTGGAGGAAGGGCAGGtgagagagagataaagataGAGACTGTCCTCGAGAGAAATTGATGAGCCTGGGAATTAGTCTGGGCCCTCCAGATGCAGGAGGGCTGCTTTGCCAGGCCAGTGAGAAGGACAAGACAGTCAAAGGGCTTTGGAACAAGCAGTGGGAATCATCTTGCCCCAGCACCGGCCGGTCAGGGCTGAGATCCTGGCATCTCTGACCCGGGCTGTGGGCTTACAGAGAGCAGCATCCTTGCAGTCCATCAGGAGCAGCTCCACGAGTGTCCCATGATCTGCTTTCCTGGGGTGAATCTGCCATCACCTCCAGCCCTTCCTGCTTCCCTGGGCTTCCAGGTTAGATGGGACCTTTAGGGCTGCTCCCTGGGCCTTGGGGAAGAGGTTCTAGGGTCCATGCTGGGCCACTGGGCATCAGAGTCCTCAGCTCCACTTCACCACTCTCCTCACAATGGCATCAGAAGAAAGAACTCTTTTCTGAGCAAAGGAATCACAGTGAGGTGGCAGGTTTAGGGGTGATGGTTGCAGCTCGGCATAGGTACTTCCAGAAAGAAGAGACCAGGGTCTTCTGGCTGTGTGGTTGTCGACAAGCCCTGCCCCTCTCAGGACCCCCTCAGGAGGAGGTAGAGGAGCGATAGTATCCTTTGGGGACACGGGGGCAACACAGGTGTTACCACATGGAGGGGTGTCTTCCCAGTTCTGGGCTCTCAGACCCTTGCATCCCCTCTCTACCATTCAGTCTCTCTAGGACAGGAGAGAAGGCACCATGCTGGCTGAGAACAGAGGGTCCTCCTGGGGCCTGTGGGTGCAGAGGGCATAGCTCTCCATGGAGTTGCCTGGTTAACTACTTAGTGACCCCTCTGTTCCCAGCCTGCATGGCCTTAGGCTGTTGAGGTAGCTCTTCCTCTCCAGGGCATACCTGCCTTATCTCCGCGGCTGGAAGCCGAGCAGCATCCGGTATATGGTGTGAAGGGTGGAGCCCACATGTGTTCACAGGTGAGCGGTCAGGCAGGAGACTTGCTAGCAGAGAGTGGAATAATCAAAGGCAGGAAGGCGAATGGGTAAACCGAACGCCTGAGTGACAGGGAAATGAGAAATAGCCTCCAATGTGTGGCAGACAGGATGGGAAAGTGCATGAAAACTTGGGTAGGCTCCGAACCCCAGATTCACATCCTGGCTTTGTCACCAAATTGCTGAATGAAGTCAGTGTTCTCTGGGTCCTGCTTCCCATTTGTGACATGGGTGTTGGGGGAGATGATATCTTAGAATCACTGCCAGTTGGCTGATACAGAGGTAGGAAGGAAGGTGAActctttttaagaatatatttatttatttatttagctgcctcgggtcttagttgtagctcGCAGAATCTTCAtcgcatcatgcaggatctttcattgtggtagatggactctctagttgtggtgtgtggactcagtATTTGTGGCGCTCAGGCTCCAGAGAgaacaggcttcagtagttgcagcaggcaAGTTTAGTTtccctgcagtatgtgggatcctagttccccaaccagggattgaacccatgtcccctgcatttgcaaggcagattcctaaccactggaccatcagggaaatccctgaacTCTTTGAGAATGTCTTAGCTCTCAATGCTTACTGCCTGGTGTAGAGTAGGTACAGCAGGTAAGACTGCCATGTAAATTATTAAAGAAGAATGAATGAGAAGTTGGGGGAGGAAAgcaaaggaggagaggaagaccTTGGAATAGAAAGGGTTCGTGTTGTTGTGCttggctgtgtccaactctttgcaaccctgtggactatagcccaccagactcctctgtccatgggattctccagacaagaatactggagtgggttgccattttctcctccaggggatcttcccgacacagggattgaacctgcatctcctatagcTCCTGAAttagcgggcagattctttacgcctgagccacctgggaagccctagaaagaCTACATCTTGGGTTAAAACAGGAGTTGCAGAGAAAGCTATTTGGGATGCCATCCAAAGAAGAATCTGGGTTGACCAGCAAGAGACCAGGGTCAAGGAATTAGACAGACACTCCCCAAACTGAGAGACCTAGGGCCCACCGACCATTCCCCACTCTGTTAAGGCAGATGGAGACCTGAgacaagagaaaggaaggaagaagctgTTGGTTTTGTGTGCAGATTCCTGCATGGGTCTCAGTGTGCCCAGGAAGATCCATGGAGGTCTCTTTGCTTCTCTGGCGTTGGTGGGAGTTGGAGGAGGTATGTATCTGGGTCTGACTCTTCAGGTGTATGTGGCATGTACATCTATGGATGGGTccgtgtgtgcatctgtgtgggTCTGTCCTACCTGTAAACACATGTATGTGAGTGTTCACATGTCCTAGTGGGGGTGAGTATGTCTCTGGCATGTCTGTGTGTCTGGATTTATCAGACTCACATCCCCttgtgcttctgtgtcttggtgcATCTGAGTATTTCCTACAAAGGTGACCTTTTCCGTATAAGATTTAGGGCTGCAAGCTACCTGGGAGCTGGCATTCCCATTCTTAGATCTTCACTATCTCTGCCTCTCTTGATGAACACTTGTCTGTCCtactcaaatgccacctcctcactGTAGCCTTCCCTGGCTGCCGGGACAGTTCAAACAAGTTCTCTGAGGGCAGATATTTAGTTGTCTGTTCCTATTAGGCATAGCAGACAACTAAACATCTGTCCTCAGAGAACTTGTCATCTAGTGGGAAGACGAGCATCACAGCAGCAAAAGTCACTGTAATAGCAGCAAATGAGGGCCGTGTTCCAAATGAAGGTTACAAgagatggaggagagagaaattCATGTGGGCTGAAGAAGTCAAGAAAGGAGGTGGGAGCTGAGAGAGGAGCACTGGCATATACACACCAGCAcgtgtgaaatagacagctaatgggaagcttccctatagcacagggagctcaacttggtgctctgtgatgacctcggggggtgggatgggggtgatgAGAGGCAggcccaagagggaggagatatatgtatacacatagctgattcacattgttgtacagcagaaattaaaacattgtaaagcaattatacttcaaaaagaaataaatacatattttaaaaaaaaaaaggaagaaagcagggcttcctggaggaggtgaaccTGGGGCTGGGTATTGGGGTGGGGTAGGAAGAGCGCAGCAGGTAGGGAGCCATGGCAGGAAAGGCATGCGAGAAAGGTGTAAGCCAGAGACAgcgacaagggcttccctggtggtgcggtggtaaagaatccgcctgcccatgcaggagccatgggtttgatccctaatttgggaagatcccacatgctgtggggcaactaacccctgggccacaactactgagcctgtgctccatgacaagagaagccaccacaatgagaagcccgtgcaccgccacaaccagagaaaaatcCATGCAgctacaaagacccagcacagccaaaagtaaataaataattttttttaatgatggaagtggcaaatatatttgttaaaaaaaaaaaaaatagagagagagacagtgacaAGACCATCCTGGCTGGGGTTGGGAAAGGGAATAATGTGGAAGCAGCCAGAGCTGAGGTTGGAGAGGAATCCTGGGAGCCAAGCTGGAAGGCTTTGGGTGCCAGGCTGAGTGGTTCACACCGTATCTAGTGGGCAATGGGGAGACTGGCAGGGCAGCAGAGATGGGTGGAAACAGCATGCCCAGGAATTCCTGGGGCCCTTATAGGtctggctttctctctctttctctctctctaaggCTGCTGTTCCAGCCCACAGGAAACACGCTGAAGTCTCTGGGCAGAGATGGGTAACGGTGTATCTGTCCCTAAGACCAGTGACCTCTGGCCAGGAGGGGGACCAGCCCACAGACTCTGCAGACAGCCCTGAGACCTGGCACACTGCCCTCCAGGTGACAAACCCAACGCTCCCCTGCTGCCTTCTCACCGTGGGTTCTATTTTCCTCCCCACCCGACTCCACTCTGCCTTCCAGGGAAGAAGCCACATGTTCACTCTTCCCCTTACCTGAAATTCTCTTCCTATTCCCAAGTCTCTGTCTGATGATCTCCTACTCACTCTCCCAACCCCAGTTCAACCCTTCACTTTGGAATCTTCCTTGAATCAGCCAAGCAGAGGAAATCATTCCTACTTTGTTCATAGTTAGTACTGCTTCTTACATGGTGCATGGCTGGAGGTCAAGGACAAAGACTGACCTACCTTCATAGTCCGAGAGACCAACACAGCACCTGACCCAAAGCAAGCACTTGATAAACTCACGTGAGGTGGACTATTGAACTGTTGAGTGCCACACAGCCCAACTCCGGCTTAGAGCACTGTGTCCAAAAACACTGACGATGTAGAGGGTAACCAGAATGGAAAAAGACCTGGAAACGGAGTCCTATAAGGAAGGATCCACGGCACCAGGGTGTTTGGACTGGAGAAAAGAAGACTCAGCGGACCTCGAACAGATTTCTTCGAACACAATGTGAAAAGCTGCAGAGAAAGCAGATTTGGTGTATGGCCCCCAGCGGCCAAAACCGGGGCCACTTGTGGAAGTTACAGGGAAGCAGGTTTCAGATGAGATTAAGAAAAAACATACTTAAATAACTAAAGCCTCCCTGAGCTGCCAAATAATATGTGGTGAATTCATGAAAGGCAAACATAGTAAGGTGTCTTGTGAGAAACTGGGTCTCAATTCTGCCCCTAACTACTGGTTTCACTAAACAAATGATGAGGATGTCGTTGAAGATATAGATGgatagattgttgttgtttagtcactgattcatgtccgacccttttgtgaccccacggactatatgtagtcctccaggcccctctgtccaagggatttcccaggcaagaatactagagtggattgccaatttccttctccaagggatcttcctgacccagggacagaatccacatcttctgcattggcaggcgggttctttaccactgagccacctgggaagcctggatagATAgatggtagatagatagatacttgATAGATGATAGATGACAGTCTTTAATGCCTAtcatgtgctgggcactgtgccaaGTATTTTAGATTTATTACCCACCCTATCCTCAcaactgtggagaaggaaatggcagcccacttcagtattcttgcctggaaaagtccttggacagaggagcctggtgggctacagtccatggggctgacaaaaagtgggacacgactgagtgattaagtaCATCCTCACAACTGTAGGAGTAGCAACTAATATTTTTCTCActtaaagaagaagaaactgaggctcagagagccctAAATGATAGACCGAGGACTCAAAATCAGGTCAGATCTACTCCAAATCTTGAGACCCCCCCCAGTGCCCAGAACACCCTTCTGAGACTAAATTTCTTCACAAAACTAGGATTATCGGATGAGCAGTGTGGTCCCTACACCATTTTAGCaagaagaagttttaaaaaatattcatattttaaaacatgcagAAATCTACCTAGGGATGCCAGAATTTACGTTGGgctgtctcctctctcctctcaggGCCCCCACCGTGGCGGCCACTCCATGGCTCTGGCCAACCTCACCTCCCGCCCAGAGTTCCTCCTCCTCGGCCTGATGGACGGCACAGACATCCACCCGCTGTTGTTCCTCCTCTTCCTTGGCGTCTACCTGGTCAATGCCCTGGGCAACCTGAGCATGGTGGTGCTGGTGAGGTCCGACGGGGCCCTCCGCTCCCCCATGTATTACTTCTTGGGTCACTTGAGCCTCGTGGATGTCTGCTTCACCACCGTCACTGTCCCCAGGCTGCTGGCCGGCCTGCTCCACCCGGGCCAGGCCGTGTCCTTCCGGGGCTGCTTTGCCCAGATGTACTTCTTCGTGGCTCTGGGCATCACCGAGAGCTACCTGCTGGCGGCCATGTCCTACGACCGCGCGGCGGCCGTGTGCCGGCCCCTGCACTACGCGGCGGTCATGACCCCCGGGCGCTGCATGGCGCTGGTGGGGGCGTCCTGGGCCGTGGCGCACCTGCACTCGCTGCTGCACACGCTGCTCATCTCCAAGCTCTCCTACCCGCGCGCCACCCCCGTGCGCCACTTCTTCTGCGACATGACGGTGATGCTGAGCTTGGCCACCTCGGACACGTCGGCCGCGGAGACGGCCATCTTCTCCGAGGGCCTGGCCGTGGTGCTGACCCCGCTGCTCCTGGTGGCCCTGTCCTACGCGCGCATCCTCGTCGCGGTGCTGGGGGTGCGGTCGGCAGGGGGCCGGCGCCGCGCCTTCTCCACCTGCGGGGCCCACCTGGTGGCGGTGTCGCTCTTCTTCGGCTCCATCCTCTCCGTCTACTTCCGGCCGTCGTCTGCCTACTCGGCCCGCTACGACCGCCTGGCCAGCGTGGTCTATGCGGTGGTTACCCCGACCCTGAACCCTTTCATCTACAGCCTGCGCAACAAAGAAGTCAAGGGCGCCCTAAAAAGGGGGCTCCGATGGAGGGCTGCACCCCCAAGAGGTGTGAGGGCAGGTCTGGACTCACTGGCATCTCAATAATAATGATTACAGAACTCCACTCTCCCATCCCCCTCCTTTTTATAGCTTTCCAAAATCCGAGCAACGTTTAATCCCGCAATGTCTTATTTCttgttacattaaaaattagATCTGAAGCCAACGGGACAAGATGTTTATTCAAGGGGATGGGGATAGAGCAATAAGCCAAATTCATTTCTGTATTGCCTGAATGTCTAAAATAGAGTCTACTTCTAAATTTTGGGAAAATGGAAGGGGAACAAGCAGCTGAGGAGGAAATGAATCTTGTggagagggtggggggcaggggagagtgaCCAGCAGCAACCCTGTGGGTGgagaagaaatcagagaaaacagagaaggtTTAAGGTTTTTTAAGTGGTTTTTTAAAGATGCCTTGCAATGTAGTCCACATCCCTACAGACTCCTTTTCTAGAAACTTTGGGAAAGAACTAGTAatttaaagagataaatattctgaggggcttcccttgtggctcagctggtaaagaatccgcctgcaatgtgggagacctgggttggagacctgggttcgatccctgggttgggaagatcccctggagaagggaaaggctacccactccagtattctgacctggagaatcccatggactgtaagtccttggggtcgcagagtcggacacaactgagtgattgaacaataacaacaaatattcTGAAGGCAAAATAGTCAGCATTGAgaatatcaaaaagaaatgaCCACTCTCGTTTAATTTTGGAAGGAGTTTACTTGAGAAGAATTCCTTGGAGGTGGTTTGACAGTTTctatccaattaaaaatgttcaTATCCTCTGACTGAGTATACCCATTTCTGAAAATATGTCCACAGAAACACAGCATAAGTCCACAAAAAGCATGTGAACCAGTAAATAAAATCGaagcattattcaaaataataaaaaaactgaaaacaacccaaatgtccaccaagaataga
Proteins encoded in this window:
- the LOC113878306 gene encoding olfactory receptor 1L6-like, producing MALANLTSRPEFLLLGLMDGTDIHPLLFLLFLGVYLVNALGNLSMVVLVRSDGALRSPMYYFLGHLSLVDVCFTTVTVPRLLAGLLHPGQAVSFRGCFAQMYFFVALGITESYLLAAMSYDRAAAVCRPLHYAAVMTPGRCMALVGASWAVAHLHSLLHTLLISKLSYPRATPVRHFFCDMTVMLSLATSDTSAAETAIFSEGLAVVLTPLLLVALSYARILVAVLGVRSAGGRRRAFSTCGAHLVAVSLFFGSILSVYFRPSSAYSARYDRLASVVYAVVTPTLNPFIYSLRNKEVKGALKRGLRWRAAPPRGVRAGLDSLASQ